The Coffea arabica cultivar ET-39 chromosome 3c, Coffea Arabica ET-39 HiFi, whole genome shotgun sequence genome contains a region encoding:
- the LOC113734475 gene encoding RPM1-interacting protein 4-like isoform X1 — translation MAQRSQVPKFGNWESEEDVPYTVYFDNARKGKKGSKMNTNDPQEDLDAETKGQKRPEATRAKHVRRTSREDGDLRKSIDSPLHSDAMSQKSANESPHHKQGGLKHGSRKPESEGSKGTDTVRPRHESREEGDLRRPTDSPLRNETGNRRTSHDSPHHRHGGLSAGETPKRVARQSVGSDRSIDQSPLHPHSQVRTGGRGSGVSSPSWERKGSSEGGLGLAPSTPGGSRLKSVTRGDETPDHSPAVPKFGDWDETDPASAEGYTHIFNKVREERHSGAGKVPGMPTESSYSNGQKPIGNDNSKCCWCFPCGR, via the exons atggct CAACGGTCACAAGTTCCAAAGTTTGGCAATTGGGAAAGCGAGGAAGATGTGCCTTACACTGTCTACTTTGATAATGCCAGGAAGGGCAAGAAAGGTAGCAAAATGAATACAAATGATCCGCAAGAGGATCTGGATGCTGAAACAAAGGGCCAAAAAAGACCAGAGGCAACCAGGGCAAAGCATGTGCGACGCACTAGCCGAGAAGATGGTGACCTGAGGAAATCAATCGACTCTCCCTTGCACTCTGATGCCATGAGTCAGAAATCTGCAAATGAATCACCTCATCATAAGCAAGGTGGTTTAAAACATGGGAGTAGAAAACCAGAGTCAGAAGGATCGAAGGGAACTGACACAGTAAGACCAAGGCATGAAAGTCGAGAAGAAGGTGATTTGAGGAGGCCAACTGATTCTCCATTGCGGAATGAGACCGGAAACCGTAGAACTAGTCATGATTCTCCACATCATCGTCATGGTGGCCTGAGTGCTGGTGAAACACCTAAGAGGGTTGCTAGGCAAAGTGTGGGGTCTGATCGCAGCATTGACCAGTCTCCGCTACATCCACACTCTCAGGTAAGGACTGGTGGCAGAGGCAGTGGAGTTTCTTCTCCATCTTGGGAAAGAAAAGGCTCCTCAGAAGGTGGCCTTGGTTTGGCTCCTTCCACTCCTGGCGGATCGCGGTTAAAATCAGTAACACGAGGCGATGAAACT CCTGATCACAGCCCTGCTGTTCCCAAATTCGGCGATTGGGATGAGACTGATCCTGCATCAGCAGAAGGATACACTCACATATTTAACAAAGTGCGAGAGGAGAGACACAGTGGAGCTGGAAAAGTACCTGGTATGCCAACAGAATCATCTTACTCCAATGGTCAGAAACCAATTGGAAATGACAATTCGAAG TGCTGCTGGTGCTTCCCATGTGGCAGATGA
- the LOC113734475 gene encoding uncharacterized protein isoform X2, which yields MNTNDPQEDLDAETKGQKRPEATRAKHVRRTSREDGDLRKSIDSPLHSDAMSQKSANESPHHKQGGLKHGSRKPESEGSKGTDTVRPRHESREEGDLRRPTDSPLRNETGNRRTSHDSPHHRHGGLSAGETPKRVARQSVGSDRSIDQSPLHPHSQVRTGGRGSGVSSPSWERKGSSEGGLGLAPSTPGGSRLKSVTRGDETPDHSPAVPKFGDWDETDPASAEGYTHIFNKVREERHSGAGKVPGMPTESSYSNGQKPIGNDNSKCCWCFPCGR from the exons ATGAATACAAATGATCCGCAAGAGGATCTGGATGCTGAAACAAAGGGCCAAAAAAGACCAGAGGCAACCAGGGCAAAGCATGTGCGACGCACTAGCCGAGAAGATGGTGACCTGAGGAAATCAATCGACTCTCCCTTGCACTCTGATGCCATGAGTCAGAAATCTGCAAATGAATCACCTCATCATAAGCAAGGTGGTTTAAAACATGGGAGTAGAAAACCAGAGTCAGAAGGATCGAAGGGAACTGACACAGTAAGACCAAGGCATGAAAGTCGAGAAGAAGGTGATTTGAGGAGGCCAACTGATTCTCCATTGCGGAATGAGACCGGAAACCGTAGAACTAGTCATGATTCTCCACATCATCGTCATGGTGGCCTGAGTGCTGGTGAAACACCTAAGAGGGTTGCTAGGCAAAGTGTGGGGTCTGATCGCAGCATTGACCAGTCTCCGCTACATCCACACTCTCAGGTAAGGACTGGTGGCAGAGGCAGTGGAGTTTCTTCTCCATCTTGGGAAAGAAAAGGCTCCTCAGAAGGTGGCCTTGGTTTGGCTCCTTCCACTCCTGGCGGATCGCGGTTAAAATCAGTAACACGAGGCGATGAAACT CCTGATCACAGCCCTGCTGTTCCCAAATTCGGCGATTGGGATGAGACTGATCCTGCATCAGCAGAAGGATACACTCACATATTTAACAAAGTGCGAGAGGAGAGACACAGTGGAGCTGGAAAAGTACCTGGTATGCCAACAGAATCATCTTACTCCAATGGTCAGAAACCAATTGGAAATGACAATTCGAAG TGCTGCTGGTGCTTCCCATGTGGCAGATGA